The Oxobacter pfennigii genome has a segment encoding these proteins:
- a CDS encoding tRNA (adenine(22)-N(1))-methyltransferase, translating to MRLSPRLLRIAQMVEKNSYIADIGTDHAYLPICLIKNGICEKAIGTDVRTGPIERAERNVRKYMLDDKIILRKGDGLKPIGIGEVDCAVISGMGGYLICDIFTEGEEIARSIKSFIIQPIQAPEALREYFYKNGYKILDEALVKENDKIYQVMKAVHGEDSVDDTIYYEIGKKLIDKKDPLLKEFINMKIDEIHKVKEKVGEPDTLNAQKKIGECDIKLAKLREVLKCL from the coding sequence ATGAGATTATCACCAAGGCTTTTAAGGATTGCTCAGATGGTTGAGAAAAATTCATATATTGCCGATATAGGTACTGATCATGCATATCTGCCCATTTGTCTTATAAAGAATGGGATATGCGAGAAGGCTATTGGGACGGATGTAAGGACAGGCCCCATTGAGAGGGCAGAAAGAAACGTAAGAAAATACATGCTAGACGATAAAATCATTCTTCGCAAAGGTGATGGACTAAAACCCATAGGTATAGGTGAAGTGGATTGCGCAGTTATATCGGGTATGGGAGGATACTTGATATGCGATATATTTACGGAAGGTGAGGAAATTGCACGTTCCATAAAAAGTTTTATTATACAGCCTATTCAGGCTCCGGAAGCTCTGAGAGAATATTTCTATAAAAACGGATATAAAATATTGGATGAAGCATTAGTAAAGGAAAACGATAAAATATATCAGGTAATGAAGGCGGTACATGGTGAAGATTCCGTTGATGATACTATATATTACGAAATAGGCAAAAAGCTTATAGATAAAAAAGATCCCCTATTGAAGGAATTCATAAATATGAAAATAGATGAAATCCATAAAGTGAAAGAAAAAGTAGGAGAGCCGGATACTTTAAATGCCCAAAAAAAGATTGGGGAATGCGATATAAAATTGGCTAAATTAAGGGAGGTGCTGAAATGTCTGTAA
- a CDS encoding cobalamin B12-binding domain-containing protein: MVDLNELTALVGELDEEKVLEILNVFVAENPSEEDAQKVVGACQSGMSVVGDLYEKGEYFVGDLIFAGELLTSAINTLKPVLGSSSSVSVGSIVLGTVAGDLHDIGKNIFKSMCEAAGFVVYDLGIDQSASAFVEKVKEVKPNVVGMSGVLTLALESMKETVDSLNEAGLRESVKVIIGGNPVTKEACEQIGADAFTTNAAEGVKICQGWVK, translated from the coding sequence ATGGTGGATTTAAATGAATTGACAGCATTAGTGGGGGAACTTGATGAAGAAAAGGTACTGGAAATACTTAATGTCTTTGTTGCTGAAAACCCTTCAGAAGAAGATGCCCAGAAGGTAGTAGGCGCCTGTCAGAGCGGCATGTCAGTTGTAGGTGATCTTTATGAAAAAGGAGAGTACTTTGTAGGTGACCTTATATTTGCGGGAGAGCTTTTGACAAGTGCAATTAATACATTAAAGCCGGTTTTAGGCAGTTCAAGCAGCGTTAGTGTAGGTTCAATTGTACTTGGAACTGTTGCCGGAGACTTACATGACATAGGCAAAAACATATTCAAGAGCATGTGCGAAGCTGCGGGCTTTGTAGTTTACGATCTTGGAATAGACCAGAGCGCAAGTGCATTCGTGGAAAAAGTTAAAGAAGTTAAGCCAAATGTCGTAGGTATGAGCGGCGTATTGACACTAGCTCTAGAGTCCATGAAAGAAACTGTAGACAGCTTAAATGAAGCCGGCCTTCGTGAAAGTGTTAAGGTAATAATAGGAGGAAACCCTGTTACCAAGGAAGCCTGTGAACAGATTGGTGCAGATGCATTTACAACCAACGCTGCAGAAGGCGTAAAAATTTGTCAGGGATGGGTAAAGTAA
- a CDS encoding uroporphyrinogen decarboxylase family protein — protein MNAQELREYRTKLYTDTYSGIIPERFPVHDALGIEFMMQYAGKDLMTTQYSYTTELLEEIYNKAMELMRGDTFPMPFARNPIALMFQQSRFTKMGSNGFFQHPENSYMEPEDYDDLIKNPYDFIVEKVSTHTNQGFDTDPISRSLAFAKYMLATMDLNRIFAEVSDKFVQKYGYFVSPPGVNGMQAVPFDFLADHLRGFTKVHGDIKRQPEKVLEALEALVPYCVWRGLNPVQSILGNNMIMTHMATFLNTKDFEKFYWPTFLKICHICAERGQAMAIFAEHDWTRFIDHMQELPQGTRLQMEYGDPQLFKDKLGKKMVLSGFYPITLLKNGTRQQCIDKAKELIDILAPGGNFMWKFDKQALILNDVNPENYIALMEYILENSKYDNAGELVTIDKKEDSIVKYSHLYPKFESKYVVPFDEFKKAYPPVDDRVEPLMRHAYDKFTNMVLPFLS, from the coding sequence ATGAATGCACAAGAATTAAGAGAATATCGTACCAAGCTATATACCGACACATATTCCGGTATTATTCCGGAAAGGTTTCCTGTCCATGATGCATTAGGCATAGAGTTTATGATGCAATATGCCGGTAAGGATTTAATGACAACCCAGTATTCATACACAACTGAATTATTGGAAGAAATTTATAACAAAGCAATGGAACTTATGCGCGGCGATACATTCCCAATGCCCTTTGCCAGAAATCCAATTGCATTGATGTTCCAGCAATCAAGATTTACAAAAATGGGATCAAACGGATTTTTTCAGCATCCTGAAAATTCTTACATGGAGCCCGAAGATTATGATGACCTTATAAAAAATCCCTACGATTTCATAGTTGAGAAGGTTTCAACTCACACCAACCAAGGCTTTGATACAGACCCCATTTCAAGGAGTCTTGCCTTTGCCAAATATATGCTGGCTACAATGGATCTGAATAGAATATTCGCTGAGGTCAGCGATAAGTTTGTTCAAAAATATGGCTACTTTGTATCACCTCCAGGGGTGAACGGGATGCAGGCAGTACCCTTTGACTTTTTAGCCGACCATCTTCGCGGCTTTACCAAGGTTCATGGTGATATCAAGAGGCAGCCGGAAAAGGTCCTTGAGGCATTGGAAGCATTGGTGCCCTACTGTGTCTGGAGGGGACTTAATCCTGTACAGTCTATACTGGGAAATAATATGATCATGACCCATATGGCAACATTCCTTAATACAAAGGATTTTGAAAAGTTCTATTGGCCGACTTTCCTGAAGATTTGCCATATTTGTGCTGAAAGGGGCCAGGCTATGGCCATTTTCGCCGAGCATGACTGGACCCGCTTTATTGATCATATGCAGGAACTGCCACAGGGAACCAGACTCCAAATGGAATACGGCGATCCCCAGCTGTTTAAGGACAAACTTGGAAAGAAGATGGTTCTCAGCGGATTCTATCCAATAACTTTATTGAAGAACGGAACCAGGCAACAGTGTATAGATAAAGCTAAGGAACTTATTGACATACTTGCTCCAGGCGGAAATTTCATGTGGAAGTTTGACAAGCAGGCATTAATATTGAATGATGTTAATCCCGAGAATTATATTGCCCTCATGGAATATATACTTGAGAATTCTAAGTATGATAATGCTGGAGAGCTTGTTACAATTGACAAGAAGGAAGACTCCATTGTTAAGTACTCACATCTTTATCCTAAGTTTGAATCCAAATATGTTGTTCCATTTGATGAATTCAAGAAAGCTTATCCTCCTGTTGATGACAGGGTTGAACCCCTTATGCGCCATGCATATGATAAATTTACAAATATGGTGCTTCCTTTCCTGTCATAA
- the rpoD gene encoding RNA polymerase sigma factor RpoD — protein MKNGSTKLSFVKQLVEKGKKSGTLTYKEIMDSLEDIDLSPEQVEKVYEILESMGIEIIGDIDDLPKDMIIEEENIDLSIPEGIAIDDPVRMYLKEIGKVPLLSAEEEIELAKRMEKGDEEAKKRLAEANLRLVVSIAKRYVGRGMLFLDLIQEGNLGLIKAVEKFDYVKGFKFSTYATWWIRQAITRAIADQARTIRIPVHMVETINKLIRVSRQLLQELGREPSAEEIAKELGMPSDKVREIMKIAQEPVSLETPIGEEEDSHLGDFIPDDDAPAPAEAAAFTLLKEQLMDVLDTLTPREEKVLRLRFGLDDGRARTLEEVGKEFKVTRERIRQIEAKALRKLRHPSRSKKLKDYLD, from the coding sequence TTGAAAAATGGAAGCACAAAGCTCAGCTTTGTTAAACAATTAGTTGAGAAAGGCAAAAAAAGCGGTACATTAACATACAAAGAAATCATGGATTCACTTGAAGATATAGATTTAAGCCCCGAACAGGTGGAAAAGGTCTATGAGATATTAGAATCCATGGGGATAGAAATAATAGGCGACATAGATGACCTTCCAAAAGATATGATTATAGAAGAAGAAAATATTGACTTGTCTATTCCTGAAGGTATAGCAATTGATGATCCTGTAAGGATGTACTTAAAGGAAATAGGTAAAGTCCCACTTTTATCTGCTGAAGAAGAGATAGAACTGGCTAAAAGGATGGAAAAAGGCGATGAGGAAGCCAAGAAAAGGCTGGCAGAGGCTAATTTAAGGCTGGTAGTAAGCATCGCCAAAAGATATGTGGGAAGAGGTATGCTTTTTCTGGATCTAATTCAGGAGGGAAATTTAGGCCTCATAAAAGCAGTGGAGAAATTCGATTACGTAAAAGGCTTCAAGTTCAGTACCTATGCTACATGGTGGATAAGACAGGCAATAACAAGAGCAATAGCAGATCAGGCCAGGACTATAAGAATACCCGTCCATATGGTTGAAACTATAAATAAACTCATAAGGGTATCGAGACAGCTTTTACAGGAGTTGGGAAGGGAACCCTCAGCCGAGGAGATAGCCAAGGAATTGGGGATGCCTTCCGATAAAGTCAGAGAAATTATGAAAATTGCACAGGAGCCTGTATCATTGGAAACACCCATAGGGGAAGAAGAAGACAGCCACTTGGGAGATTTTATTCCTGATGATGATGCTCCGGCACCGGCTGAAGCCGCTGCCTTTACATTATTAAAAGAGCAGCTTATGGATGTTTTGGATACTTTGACACCCAGAGAGGAAAAGGTTTTAAGGTTGAGGTTCGGCCTTGATGACGGCCGTGCCCGCACATTAGAAGAGGTAGGAAAGGAATTTAAAGTCACCAGAGAAAGAATAAGACAGATAGAAGCAAAAGCTTTAAGGAAATTAAGGCATCCCAGCAGGAGCAAAAAATTAAAGGACTATCTGGATTAA
- the dnaG gene encoding DNA primase yields MLIPENIIENIRESNDIVDVISEYVPLRKRGKNYVGLCPFHSEKTPSFTVQQGKQIYKCFGCGEGGNVVSFIMKHRNMDFIDAIKHLAERANIPLPDENGRVDNEAISLKEKLYEINKAAARFFYVNLSKSKDGLEYFKNRGITADIIKRFGLGYSINSFNGLMNHLNSLGFNNELLERAGLILKSEKSSYYDRFRNRVMFPVLDVKGKVIGFGGRVLDDSKPKYLNSPETLIFNKGFNLYGLNIASKNIKDRKILIVEGYMDVIALHQYGILNAVASLGTALTQNQAKLLKRHADDIYICYDSDTAGQAATLRGLDILTDAGCNVFILSIPMGKDPDEYIRAQGKEAFEKVIEDALPLTEYKIMKNSDKFDLSLTEGKIAFAKACAQELILINDPVIVDAYIGKISSKTGIAVSALYNEVSNLKSSKTREDEDLHGHINGKTRYNNNIDGQKLYLETADQKAEKFILYILCEKKEYFELIRNRLSCDNFNDSTYREAASIIYDKLNKNEDIIPAHIIDSFQTVEEMKKVSDIFQSKIIIDAENIKTVIDDYISLIIKHKLLYKKERLLAEMKKSEEKGDVQLSTQLLKEIVGIEKQLRMQ; encoded by the coding sequence ATGTTAATTCCTGAAAATATAATTGAAAACATAAGAGAAAGCAATGATATAGTCGATGTTATTTCCGAATATGTGCCATTGAGAAAAAGAGGTAAAAATTATGTAGGTTTGTGCCCCTTTCATAGCGAAAAAACACCTTCATTTACAGTACAGCAGGGAAAGCAGATATATAAATGCTTCGGATGCGGAGAAGGCGGTAATGTGGTTTCTTTCATAATGAAGCACAGGAACATGGATTTTATTGATGCCATAAAGCATTTAGCAGAGAGAGCCAATATTCCATTGCCGGATGAAAACGGACGGGTTGACAATGAAGCAATAAGTCTCAAAGAAAAGCTGTATGAAATAAACAAGGCGGCAGCAAGATTTTTTTATGTGAATCTTTCAAAGAGTAAGGATGGTCTTGAATATTTCAAAAATAGAGGAATAACTGCTGATATTATAAAAAGATTCGGTTTGGGGTACTCGATAAATTCCTTCAACGGTCTAATGAATCATCTTAATTCATTGGGGTTTAACAATGAGCTTTTAGAGAGAGCAGGACTTATTTTAAAAAGTGAAAAGTCAAGTTACTATGACAGATTCAGAAACAGGGTGATGTTTCCGGTTTTAGATGTCAAAGGCAAAGTTATTGGTTTCGGAGGAAGGGTATTGGACGATTCAAAGCCTAAATACTTAAATTCACCTGAAACTTTAATATTCAATAAAGGTTTTAATTTATACGGATTGAATATAGCTTCTAAAAACATAAAGGACCGAAAGATTTTAATCGTAGAAGGGTATATGGATGTAATTGCACTTCATCAATACGGTATCTTAAATGCGGTAGCATCTTTAGGAACCGCCCTTACACAAAACCAGGCAAAATTATTAAAGCGACATGCTGACGATATTTATATATGTTACGACTCAGATACAGCCGGGCAGGCGGCTACTTTAAGGGGGCTTGATATATTGACGGATGCAGGATGCAATGTTTTTATATTAAGCATACCAATGGGCAAAGATCCGGATGAGTACATTAGAGCACAAGGGAAAGAAGCCTTTGAAAAGGTAATTGAAGATGCTCTTCCTCTTACTGAGTACAAGATAATGAAAAACAGTGACAAATTCGATTTATCTTTAACGGAAGGAAAGATAGCCTTTGCCAAGGCCTGTGCCCAAGAACTGATACTTATAAATGACCCCGTAATTGTAGATGCATATATAGGTAAGATTTCTTCTAAAACAGGCATTGCGGTATCAGCTTTGTATAATGAAGTCTCCAATCTTAAGAGCTCAAAAACCAGAGAAGATGAGGACTTACATGGGCATATAAATGGCAAAACTAGGTATAATAATAACATCGATGGACAAAAATTATACTTAGAAACCGCTGACCAGAAAGCAGAAAAATTTATATTATATATATTATGTGAAAAGAAAGAATATTTTGAGCTCATACGGAACAGACTATCCTGTGATAATTTCAATGATTCCACGTATAGAGAAGCAGCAAGCATAATATATGATAAGCTTAATAAAAATGAAGATATAATACCTGCACATATTATTGATTCATTTCAGACAGTAGAAGAAATGAAAAAAGTGTCGGATATTTTTCAAAGCAAAATAATAATTGATGCAGAGAATATAAAAACCGTCATAGATGATTATATCAGCTTAATAATTAAACATAAATTATTGTATAAAAAAGAGAGATTATTAGCAGAAATGAAGAAATCCGAAGAAAAGGGAGATGTGCAGCTATCAACGCAATTATTAAAAGAAATAGTAGGGATAGAGAAACAACTAAGGATGCAATAG
- a CDS encoding deoxyguanosinetriphosphate triphosphohydrolase, producing the protein MNIRENYEKLEKEILSPYATLSFESKGRVIPEDKCDIRTDFQRDRDRIIHSKSFRRLKHKTQVFIAPEGDHYRTRLTHTLEVSQIARTIARALRLNEDLTEAIALGHDLGHTPFGHTGENVLNEICSKGFEHNEQSLRVVDVLENNKGMNLTYEVRDGILNHCGENTCCTLEGGIVKYADRIAYINHDIDDAIRGNIISNSDIPSEFLNILGHTHSKRINTMITDIINFSIGKDFILMSPEIQSATDKIRQFMFDKVYIGSRAKSDENKARYVVTMLFEHFNKNTGELPEEFKQRLQLDDKECVVCDYIAGMTDIYAVNLFNKLFIPSPWR; encoded by the coding sequence ATGAATATAAGAGAAAATTATGAAAAACTGGAAAAAGAAATACTTTCTCCCTATGCAACATTGAGTTTTGAATCAAAGGGGAGGGTAATTCCTGAGGATAAATGCGATATAAGGACTGATTTTCAGAGGGATAGGGACAGGATTATCCATTCAAAATCCTTCAGAAGATTAAAACATAAAACCCAGGTGTTTATAGCACCTGAAGGGGACCATTACCGCACCAGGCTTACTCATACTCTGGAAGTATCCCAGATAGCCAGAACTATTGCAAGGGCACTGCGGCTTAATGAAGATTTGACGGAAGCCATTGCCCTTGGTCATGATCTCGGGCATACACCTTTTGGGCACACCGGTGAGAACGTTTTAAATGAGATTTGCTCAAAAGGGTTTGAGCATAACGAGCAAAGTTTAAGAGTAGTGGATGTACTTGAGAATAACAAGGGAATGAATCTGACCTATGAGGTGAGAGACGGAATTTTAAACCACTGCGGGGAAAATACCTGCTGCACTTTAGAAGGCGGTATTGTGAAATACGCTGACAGGATAGCATATATAAATCATGACATAGACGATGCCATAAGGGGAAATATTATATCTAATTCTGATATACCCTCAGAGTTTTTGAATATATTAGGGCACACACATTCAAAGAGAATCAACACCATGATTACAGATATAATCAACTTCAGCATAGGGAAGGATTTTATTTTAATGAGCCCGGAAATACAATCAGCTACTGATAAAATCAGACAGTTTATGTTTGACAAGGTATACATTGGCTCCAGAGCAAAGAGTGACGAGAATAAAGCAAGATATGTTGTAACCATGCTCTTTGAGCATTTTAATAAAAATACCGGAGAACTTCCGGAAGAATTCAAGCAAAGGCTTCAACTAGATGATAAAGAGTGCGTGGTATGCGATTATATAGCAGGCATGACAGATATTTATGCCGTAAACCTTTTCAATAAATTGTTTATACCATCGCCATGGAGATAG
- a CDS encoding CotS family spore coat protein — protein MPLKEFMPVDELKLQILSQYPFEVYDVLPIKFKDTDKQRAVYKVSCSDGFKCLKKVYFDESNLLFVYSVIQWFSINGIGVPKLLPTKSGGRYVKYNDNLFIVTDWVEGRKCNYDNEEDVAIAAENLGRMHRLSYCFKPIPGSFIRKEEINWYKSFNKKMLQLIEYYNKLTKSKKEFSRLFIENFDYYFERAKHAVKILSMLDMDELASPSEKYNTICHLDYVNKNLIITPEGSLYVIDFDKSKIDIPIHDIGTFLKRILKRKGTSWDFDILKLTLENYETQNQLTKTELLALYAFLEFPQKFWKVSRDYVSSKSNLNSKIQLPILTKTISQITDNYEFCFKFQNYLENRYDINLKF, from the coding sequence ATGCCTTTAAAAGAGTTTATGCCCGTTGATGAGTTAAAATTACAAATACTTTCTCAATATCCCTTTGAAGTATATGATGTTTTGCCCATAAAATTTAAGGATACAGATAAACAACGGGCTGTATATAAAGTTTCCTGCTCCGATGGTTTTAAATGTTTAAAAAAAGTGTATTTTGATGAAAGCAATTTACTTTTTGTCTATTCGGTAATTCAGTGGTTTTCCATAAACGGCATAGGTGTGCCGAAGCTTCTGCCCACAAAATCCGGTGGCAGGTATGTAAAATATAATGATAACCTTTTTATAGTCACCGACTGGGTTGAGGGCAGAAAGTGTAATTATGACAATGAGGAGGATGTGGCAATTGCCGCCGAAAATTTAGGAAGGATGCACCGTTTGTCCTATTGCTTCAAGCCTATCCCTGGGAGCTTTATAAGAAAGGAAGAGATAAACTGGTATAAATCCTTCAACAAAAAAATGCTCCAGCTTATAGAGTATTACAATAAGCTGACAAAATCAAAAAAAGAATTCTCCAGATTATTTATAGAAAACTTCGATTATTATTTTGAAAGGGCAAAGCATGCAGTAAAAATTTTAAGCATGTTGGATATGGATGAATTAGCCAGCCCGTCGGAAAAATACAATACTATATGCCATTTGGATTATGTCAATAAAAATCTTATAATAACGCCTGAAGGTTCACTATATGTCATTGACTTTGACAAATCAAAAATAGATATACCAATACATGATATCGGCACATTCTTAAAGAGAATATTAAAAAGAAAGGGCACCAGCTGGGACTTTGATATTTTAAAACTAACCTTGGAAAATTACGAAACCCAAAACCAGCTTACAAAAACAGAGCTCTTAGCCCTATATGCCTTTTTAGAATTCCCGCAGAAATTCTGGAAGGTATCCCGGGATTATGTAAGCAGTAAAAGCAATTTGAATTCTAAAATACAACTGCCTATTTTAACCAAGACCATATCCCAGATAACGGACAATTATGAGTTCTGCTTTAAGTTTCAGAATTATCTCGAAAATAGATATGATATAAATCTTAAGTTTTGA
- a CDS encoding pyridoxamine 5'-phosphate oxidase family protein: MFREMRRGRQLLSMQDTAAVMNRCTNGVLACLGDGDYPYAVPISYVYFNDKIYFHSAKAGHKIDAILKNSKVSFSVIDEDTVVSEKYTTYFRSVIAFGEARIAEGNERLEAFEALVEKYSGDQPEEAKHKEITGCTQAYIIAIDVEHITGKEAIEYVSVKK; this comes from the coding sequence ATGTTTAGAGAAATGAGAAGGGGCAGGCAGTTATTATCAATGCAAGACACAGCAGCTGTAATGAACAGATGCACAAATGGTGTCCTGGCCTGCTTAGGTGATGGAGATTATCCTTATGCGGTTCCAATAAGCTATGTCTATTTCAATGATAAAATCTATTTTCATTCAGCAAAAGCCGGGCATAAAATCGATGCTATTTTAAAGAACTCCAAGGTATCATTTTCAGTGATAGATGAAGATACGGTAGTAAGCGAAAAATATACTACTTATTTCCGCAGCGTTATTGCTTTCGGCGAAGCAAGAATTGCAGAAGGTAATGAACGGCTGGAAGCTTTTGAGGCTTTAGTTGAAAAGTATTCAGGAGATCAGCCCGAAGAGGCCAAACATAAGGAAATAACCGGATGTACGCAAGCTTATATTATTGCAATTGACGTCGAACATATAACCGGAAAAGAAGCCATTGAATACGTCAGCGTTAAAAAATAA
- a CDS encoding zinc-ribbon domain-containing protein, with amino-acid sequence MADKVIICKDCNAEFVFTENEQAFYKEKGFDNEPLRCPDCRKARKQQRNNNRSGSFGNRW; translated from the coding sequence ATGGCAGATAAAGTTATAATTTGTAAAGATTGTAATGCGGAATTCGTTTTTACTGAAAACGAACAGGCTTTTTACAAGGAAAAAGGATTTGATAATGAACCATTAAGGTGCCCTGATTGCAGAAAAGCCAGAAAACAGCAAAGAAATAACAATAGAAGCGGAAGCTTCGGCAACAGATGGTAA
- the infC gene encoding translation initiation factor IF-3: MEVFYIRKNELPINEDIRDREIRLIDSDGTMLGIMSSKDAQEMAISKNLDLIKIVPGAAPPVCKIMDYGKYLFEQGKKEKEAKKNQKIVSLKEVRISVKIEEHDFNYKVKNAYKFLQDGDKVKVSIRFRGREMQYTTIGTEVLDKFADAIKDVGTVEKQPRLEGKNMMMILNPRKQ; the protein is encoded by the coding sequence ATGGAGGTGTTTTATATTAGAAAAAATGAGCTGCCAATAAACGAAGATATTAGGGATAGGGAAATCAGGCTTATCGATTCAGACGGAACTATGTTAGGAATTATGTCATCAAAGGATGCACAGGAGATGGCAATTTCGAAAAATCTGGACCTTATAAAAATCGTACCCGGTGCGGCACCGCCGGTATGCAAAATTATGGATTATGGGAAGTATTTGTTTGAACAGGGCAAAAAAGAGAAGGAAGCTAAAAAAAATCAGAAGATTGTTTCACTTAAAGAAGTAAGAATCTCTGTAAAAATTGAAGAACATGATTTTAACTACAAGGTTAAAAATGCATATAAGTTCTTGCAGGACGGGGATAAGGTCAAAGTCAGCATAAGATTCCGGGGCAGAGAGATGCAGTATACCACTATCGGAACGGAAGTCCTTGATAAATTTGCCGATGCAATAAAGGACGTGGGAACAGTTGAGAAGCAGCCGAGGCTGGAAGGAAAAAACATGATGATGATATTGAATCCCAGAAAACAATAA
- a CDS encoding FAD-binding protein, translating into MYDIVIVGSGPAGSNLARLIGRKYKVLLIDKRELDNDNSKNHIDKCCGGLLAPDAQKMIAKLGLGIPKEILVDPQLFAVRTIDLTNNLERLYQRFYFNMDRNKFDRWLVSLIPEEVDKKFNSIFKSFSEIPGGYEVGYINRGQEISAKTKMIIGADGAFSRVRNFISKETNAPQEYIAIQEWFECPYNIPYYTAIFDEEISDFYSWIIPKENYILLGSALKPKDKAKEKYDALKTKLTQIGFNFDKKIKTQGAFIYRPTRVSQFYAGKDSIALIGEAAGAISPSSAEGISYALKSSLYLTQSLEDGIDGFLDRYKQKIKDIKLNLLIKNLKSPAMYNPFLRKLAMKSGLQSIG; encoded by the coding sequence ATGTATGATATCGTTATAGTAGGGTCAGGACCGGCAGGGTCTAATCTTGCACGTCTTATTGGCAGAAAATATAAGGTTTTATTGATAGATAAGAGGGAATTAGATAATGACAATTCCAAGAACCATATAGATAAATGCTGTGGAGGATTATTGGCGCCTGATGCACAGAAGATGATTGCAAAATTAGGATTAGGCATACCAAAAGAAATCCTGGTTGATCCCCAGCTTTTTGCCGTAAGAACCATTGATTTAACTAACAATCTTGAAAGGCTCTATCAGAGATTCTATTTTAACATGGATAGGAATAAATTTGACAGATGGCTTGTATCATTAATTCCAGAGGAAGTGGATAAGAAATTTAATTCCATTTTTAAAAGCTTCTCTGAAATACCCGGCGGATACGAAGTCGGATATATTAATAGAGGACAAGAGATATCAGCAAAAACCAAGATGATTATAGGTGCTGACGGAGCATTTTCAAGGGTAAGGAATTTCATAAGCAAAGAAACAAATGCTCCACAAGAGTATATCGCAATTCAGGAATGGTTTGAATGTCCATACAATATCCCTTATTATACGGCAATTTTTGATGAAGAAATAAGTGATTTTTACTCATGGATAATACCAAAGGAAAATTATATATTGCTAGGTTCAGCTCTTAAGCCCAAAGATAAGGCAAAAGAAAAATATGATGCATTGAAAACCAAGCTGACGCAAATAGGCTTTAATTTTGATAAGAAAATAAAAACCCAAGGTGCATTTATTTATAGACCAACGAGAGTATCTCAATTTTATGCCGGGAAGGATTCAATTGCTCTTATCGGAGAAGCAGCAGGTGCTATAAGCCCCAGCTCAGCAGAAGGCATAAGCTATGCGCTAAAGAGCTCTTTATATTTGACTCAAAGCCTTGAAGATGGAATTGATGGATTTTTGGACAGGTATAAGCAGAAAATAAAGGATATAAAATTAAATTTACTCATTAAAAATTTAAAATCCCCGGCCATGTATAATCCATTTCTAAGAAAGCTGGCTATGAAATCCGGTCTTCAAAGTATTGGTTAG
- a CDS encoding helix-turn-helix domain-containing protein, with the protein MAIIINIDVMLAKRKMSVTELSERVGITMANLSILKNGKAKAIRLSTLEAICKVLDCQPGDILEYRNEIINKE; encoded by the coding sequence ATGGCGATTATAATAAATATCGATGTGATGCTGGCTAAAAGAAAAATGAGTGTGACAGAGCTTTCAGAGAGAGTGGGAATAACAATGGCAAATCTTTCTATACTGAAGAACGGAAAGGCAAAAGCCATCAGATTATCGACATTGGAAGCTATATGCAAAGTATTGGACTGTCAACCGGGTGATATTCTGGAATACAGAAATGAAATTATTAATAAAGAATGA